The Saccharothrix violaceirubra genome segment GGGAGTCACGAACGGGTAGGCGTAGATCTGCCCGTGCGGGTGGGAGAGCGTCACGCCGATCTCCGCGCCCCGGTTCTCGAACGGGAAAACCTGGGCCACGTCGGGCAACGCGCCCAACGCCGACGTCCGGTCCGCCCACGCCTCCATCACGGTCCGCACCCGCACCGGACCCAACCGGGCGAAAGATCCGTCGTGCTCCGGCGTGAAGCACACGACCTCGCACCGGCCGCGTCCTGGCGCGCGTGACGGCGAAACCTCGCCGGGCACGTCCGGGGCGAACGTCGGAAACCGGTTCTCGAACACGACCACGTCGTAGGACGTCGGCACCTCGGTCGCGGAACCCGGCCGTGAAGGGCACAGCGGGCACAGGTCGGCGGGCGGCCGGTAGGTCCGCGCCTGCCGGTGCGCCGCGATCGCCACCCACTGCCCGGTCAACGGGTCGCGGCGGATCTCCGATTCCACCCGCACGGGTGGCAGTTCCCGCAGATCCGGCGCCGGGGGCACAGGCGTGGACCCGACGTCGAAGTAGTGGAAGATCTCCCGCCCGTCGGCGAGCGTCCCACGCCGCACCATGATCAGGGATGCCCCGGCAGCCGCAGCGTGAACAACGCACCGCCCTCGGGCGCCCGGCCCACGTACGCCACGCCCCCGTGCCGGTCGGCCGCCTGCTGCACGATCGCGAGCCCCAACCCCGAGCCCGGCAGCGTCCTGGCCTCGGACGACCGGTAGAAGCGCTCGAACACGTGCGGCAGGTCGCCGTCCGCGATGCCCGGCCCCGAGTCGGCCACCTCCAGCACCGCGCTGCCGTCGCCCAACGGCCGCAGCTCGACCCGCACCACGCCGCCCTCCGGGCTGAACTTGACCGCGTTGTCGAGCAGGTTGAGCACCGCGCGCTCCAACGCGCTGGAATCGCCCAGCAGCGACCACGGCAGCAGGTTCACGCGGAACGTCACGTCGACCACGGCCCGCCGCCGCGCCCGGTCCAACGCCCGTTCCACGACCTCGACCAGGTCGACCGGTTCGTGTACGACCTGGGGCGCGTCCTCGCGGGCGAGTTCGACCAGGTCGCCGATCAGCGTGGTCAGCTCGTCGAGCTGTGCCCGCACGTCGGCGTTGATCTCGGCCTTGTCCTCGTCGGACAGCGTCGGCGAGCCCGGCTGCTCGGAGGCCAGCAGCAGTTCCAGGTTGGTGCGCATGGACGTCAACGGCGTGCGCAGCTCGTGCCCGGCGTCGGCGACCAGCCGCCGCTGCCGCTCCTGCGACTCGGCGACCGCGCCCAGCATCGCGTTGAACCGCGCGGTCAGCCGGGCCAGCTCGTCGTCACCCGTCACCGGGATCGGCCGCAGGTCGCCGGTCAGCGCGACCCGTTCGGTCGCGTCGGTCAACCGCTGCACGGGACGCAGGCCGGTGCGCGCCACGGCCGTGCCCGCCGCCGCGGCGACCAGCACGCCCAGGCCGCTGATCACGAACAGCACGACGGACAACTTGCCCAGCGTGGTGTTCATCGGCTTCATGGACTGGGCCATGACCATGGCCTGCCCGTCGCCGTAAGGCACGGAGAGCACGCGTGAATCCGTGCGCGTGTCCGTCCAGATGTTCTCCAGCTCCTCGCCGCGCGCCACGGCCAGGTCCGACTCGCTGGTCGGCGGGCGGACGGTGTCCGCCGGGAACGAGATCTTGCCGCTGACGTCGAGCACGCCGATGCGGATGTCGCCGGCCGCGAGGAACGCGCCGGGGATCTCGTCCAGGTCGTAGTTGACCTTGGGTGCGGTCACCGCCGCCTGCGCGCGTTGGCGCAGGTTCTCGTCGAACTGGTCGCGGACGTTCTGGCTCACGGTCATGTAGGCGCCCAGCGACACCACGGCCACGGCGCCGGCCACGCAGAACGCGGCCAGCAGCGTCACGCGGGCACGCAGCGAGACCCGTTGCAACCGGCTCGGCGCCGGTTCGATCACGGAGGGGTCTCCCGCAGCACGTAGCCCACGCCGCGGACCGTGTGCAGCAGCCGGGGTTCGCCCTCGGCCTCGGTCTTGCGGCGCAAGTAGCCGACGTACACCTCCAGCGCGTTGCCCGAGGTCGGGAAGTCGTACCCCCACACGTCCTCCAGGATGCGACTGCGGGTCAGCACCTGCTTGGGGTGGCCCAGGAAGAGTTCGAGCAGCGCGAACTCGGTGCGCGTCAGGCTGATCGGCCGCTCCCCGCGGCGCACGTCGCGCGTGCCCGGGTCGAGTTCGAGGTCGGCGAACCGCAGCACCGAGCGCTTCCGCTCGTCGTCCTGGTCGTCCGGGCCGGCCCGGCGCAGCAGCGCGCGCAGCCGGGCGAGGAGTTCCTCCAACGCGAACGGCTTGGGCAGGTAGTCGTCGGCGCCGGCGTCGAGCCCGGACACCCGGTCGCTGACCGCGTCCCGCGCGGTGAGCACCAGGATGGGCAGGTCGTCGCCGGTGCTGCGCAGCCGGCGGCACACTTCGAGGCCGTCGAGCCGCGGCATCATCACGTCCAGCACCATCGCGTCGGGTCGCTGGTCGACGACCGATTCGAGGGCTTGGAGGCCGTCGCCGGCCAGGTCGACCTGGTAGCCGTTGAACTGGAGTGAGCGACGAAGCGACTCACGCACGGCCCGGTCGTCGTCGACAACGAGGATGCGCATTGCCTCAGTGTTGTCCGCCGGCCTGAGAGGCGCCTGAGAGGCAGGTGTGAGCTATCCGTCAAGTTTCGGTGCGGTCGGCGCGTTCCACCGCCGCCACAGCGCGAGCAGCCGGACGCCGGCGATCAACGCCGACGCCAGGATCGACACCGGCCCGGCGGGCAGGCCGGCGACGTGGCCGAGCACGACGACCAGCGCGCCGCCCAACGCCGCCACCGCGTAGATCTCCTGCCGCAGGACGAGCGGGATCTCCCGGAGCAGCACGTCCCGCAGCACGCCGCCGCCGATGCCCGTGACCACGCCGATCAGGCACGCGGTGTACTCGGGCGTGCCCAGGAGCAGGGCCGTGGTCGTGCCGGCCGTGACGAACAGGCCCAGGCCGATGGCGTCGAGCAGCAGCACCGACCGCCGCAGCTTGGCCACGGTCGGGTGATACCAGAACACCACCAGCCCGGTGCCGCCCGCCACGGCCAGGTACGGCCAGGTGACCAGCGCGGTCGGCGGGTGCACGCCCAGCAGCACGTCCCTGGTCAGACCGCCGCCCAACGCCGTGGTCAGGGCCAGCACGATCACGCCGAACACGTCCAGCCGCGCCCGCACGGCCGCGAGCGCGCCGGACGCGGCGAACACGGCGATGCCGATCAGTTCCAGGGCGGTGAGCACGGCTGCCGAGGCTAGAAGAAGTCCGCCAGTCTCGGCACGCCGGGCACGCCCACCAGCAGGTCGAGCAACCCGGCCGGGCCGTCGAGCAGTCCCGCGCGGCGCAACGCGTTCGTGTCCTGCATGCCGCTGTACCAGGCGCCCAACGCGCGGGCGTGCACGCGGACCTCGCCCGTGCCGCCGGGTTCCACGCGGACCTGGCCGTCCTCGACGACGAGCCGGTGGCGTCCGGCGTGCCAGGGGGCGTGCTCGTCGACGACGTCGAGGTCGACGGCCGCGTTGGCGAGGTGTCGTGCGACGGGCCAGCCCCGGAGGGCGACGGCGGCGGGGAGGTCGACCACGCGCAGCAGCCAGGGCGAGACCGTCGACGTGTACTTGATGCCCTGTCCGGTGAGCAGGCCGGTGACGGCCGGGTCGGTCACCCGGACGGAGATCTTGTCGAGGACGCCGCTCCAGCTCCCGAGTTCGGCGATCAGGCCCTGGAGCGTGGTCGCGTCGCGGCCGACCAGGTCGTGGACCCGCAGTTCGGTGCGGTCGCGTTCGGCGACGAGGTAGCCGCGGACCTCGCCGTCGTGGCCGGGGACGACCGAGACGACGTCGGCGTCGAGCAGGTGCCGGGGGTCGAAGGTGGGCGGGCGGCGGTCCAGGAGGCCGTTCACGGTGGAGGCGAGGTCGACGTAGCAGGCGTGCAGGGCGGGCAGGTCGGCTTCGGACAGGGCGCGGGAGCGCACGCGGGGGCCGGAGCGTGGCAGCCGGTCGAGGCCGAGTTCGATCCACTCCAGCACACCCGCGCGTTCCCAGCCGCGTGAGCGGTAGAGGCCGGGCACGGTGGCGAAGAGGGCGGACAGGACCTGGCCGTGGTCGCGCATGTCCCTCAGGGCGTGGTCGAGCATCGCCGAGGCGACGCCGGTGCCCCGCGCGTGCGGGTCGACGGCCACCAGGCCCACGCCGCCCATGGGGACCGGGGTGCCGCCGTGGAACTGGTGGAAGTCCTTGATCGTGAGCACGCCTACGGCGTGGCCGTCGATCTCGGTGAGGAGGCCGCGTACGCCGGGTTGGAGCGGGTTGCGGCCGGTCGCGCGGCCGAACGCGACCTTGCGCAGGCGGTCTACGGGCTCGGCGTCGTCGTCGGTGAGGGTTCTGATCGGCACGAAGTCCTGCTTACCAGCCGGGATCGGGGTGATCGGGTGCGGGTTTCGGGGTGGCCGGGCATGACCTGCGGGGTCGCGAGGGGACGGTGCGGCCCGAAGCGTGGTTCGAGGTGTCCGAACGCGTGGTTCAGGGTGCCTGAGTGGAGGACTCGCGGTGTCTGAACGCACAACTCGCGGTGTCTGAGTGCATAACTCGCGCGATTGGGGGTGGGGGGTTACCAGGTGAAGAAGCCCTGGCCGGTTTTGCGGCCCAGTTCGCCGCGGGCGACCTTCTCGCGCAGGAGGTCGGGCGGGGTGAAGCGGTCGCCCAGCTCGGCGGCCAGGTGTTCGGCGATGGCGAGGCGGACGTCCAGGCCCACCAGGTCGGTCAGCCGCAGCGGGCCCATGGGCCAGCCGTAGCCCAGGCGCATGCCGGTGTCGATGTCCTCGGCGGACGCGACGCCCTCGGCGAGCAGGCGGATCGCCTCCAGGCCGACCGCGACGCCCAGCCGCGAGGTGGCGAAACCGGGTGCGTCGTTCACCTCGATCACGGTCTTGCCCAGGCCCTCGACCCAGGTCCGCGCGGTCGCGACGGTCTCCGGCGCGACGCCGGGGTGGCGGACCAGTTCGACCAGCGGCTGGACCGGCACGGGGTTGAAGAAGTGCAGGCCCAGGACGCGCTCGGCGGGCAGGCCCGCGGCCAGGCGGGTGATCGACAGCGAGGAGGTGTTGGACGCCAGGATCGCGTCGGGGCAAGCGTTTGCGGCCTCGGCGAGCACGGCGTGCTTGAGGGCGGCGTCCTCCGGGACGGCCTCGATCACCAGCTCGGCGGGCACGGCGGCGAGCCGGTCCACCACGGTGAGCGCGGCGAGCAGGGACTCGGGCGACCGGTCGATCTTGCCGCGTTCGGCGGCCTTGGCCAGCGAGCGGGCCACGGCGTCGCGCGCGGCGGTGACCCGGTCGGCCCCGGACTCGGCGAGCACGACCTCGTGCCCGCCCGCGAGCAGCAGGTGCGCGATCCCGGCGCCCATGGTGCCGCCGCCGACGACCACCGCGATCATGCCGCCACCGGTTCCCGGTACGGAGCGAGGCATTCGATCATGTGACACCTTTCCTCAGGTAGCACCGTCGGACTGTAACACCGGCACGATGGTGGAGTGCGGATCATCCTGTTGCGCCACGGGCAGTCGCTCGGCAACGTCGACGAGCTGGCGTACTGCCGGATACCCGACCACGCGCTGCCTCTCACACCCCTGGGCGAAGAACAGGCCAGGGCGGCGGCACCCCGCGTCAAGACGCTGGTCGGCGACGCCCCGGTGGCGGTCTACGTCAGCCCGTACGTGCGCACGCGGTCCACGTTGCGCAACCTCGCGCTCGGTTCGCTGGCCGAACGCGTCGTGTACGAACCGCGTCTGCGCGAACAGGACTGGGGCAACCTCCAGGACCCGGTCCAGCAGGAAGTCCTCAAGCACCAGCGGCACGCGTTCGGGCACTTCTTCTTCCGGCTGCCCAACGGCGAGTCCGGTGCGGACGTCGACGACCGGCTCGCCGCGTTCCTCGCCGACCTGGAAACCCGGATGGCCGACCCGGCGCACCCGTCCACCGCGCTGGTCGTCTCGCATGGACTGACGATCCGGCTGCTGTGCCGACGGCTGTTCGGCTGGAGCATCGAACTCTTCGAGTCACTGTCCAACCTCGACACCTGCGAGGACCGGGTGCTCAGCCACGACGGGACGCGGTGGCACCTCGACCGCCCGTTCACGCAGTGGCGGCACTCGCCGGACGACGAGGTGCAGGCACCGTTGAGACCGACGCCACCGTCCGTGATCAAAGATCAGACCATCGAGTGAGGCACGATGCCTCGAATGAACTTCTACGACGTCCTGCACCGTCGCCGGGACACCCGGGCCGAGTTCACCGGCGCACCGGTCGACGCGGACGTCCTGCGTCGCGTGCTCACCGCCGCCCACGCCGCGCCGAGCGTCGGACTCACCCAACCGTGGGACTTCATCGTCGTACGCGGCCAGGAGACGCGCCGTGCGTTCCGCGACCACGTGTTGGCGGAACGCAGCGTGTTCGCGGCCGGCCTGGACGACGACCTGGCCGGGGTGTTCAAGCGGATCAAGGTCGAAGGCATCCTGGAAGCCACGCTCGGCGTCGTCGTCACCTACGACCCGCGACGCGGCGCGCCGGCCGTGCTCGGCAGGCACGCGATCGCCGACGCGGGCCTGTACTCGGTGTGCCTGGCCATCCAGAACCTGTGGCTGGCCGCGACCGCCGAGGGCCTGGGCGTCGGCTGGGTCAGCTTCTACCGCGAGGACGCGTTGCGCCGCCTGCTCGACATCCCGTCCGGCGTGCGACCGGTGGCGTGGCTGTGCGTCGGCCCGGTCGCGGCGTTGCCGGACACGCCGGACCTGGAACGGCACGGCTGGCGGACCAGGATGCCACTCGACGACGTCCTGCACGAGGAGCGGTACACACCGCGTTCCGCCCGGTAGCCTGTCCGGTACCGCGCCGGCGGCGGGCGGGTCCGCGTACCCCGTCCCGCCCAGTCGGAATGGAGCGTCAGCAGGAGTGGACCGACCGGAACCGCCCGCCACGGCAGCGCCGCCCGACCACGAGGTCAGAACGCTGCTCAACGCCGGTCGCCTGCCCGAGGCCAACCGGCTGTTCGACCGGGTCGTGAGCACCCGCCCCGAGGCCGGGGACCGGTGGGAGCGCTCGGCCGTCCTGATCGACCGGGCCAAGCTCGCGTGGCGCCTGGGCCGCATCCCGCTGGCGCTCGAACTGGCCGCCGAGGGCTGGAGCGACCTGGACTCGGACGCGGGCGACAACCCCGCCGCCGCACGCGCCATGCACGCGCTCGCATACCTGCTCGAAGGCATCGGCAACCGGCGTGCGGCCATCGACATGCTCCGCCTGTCGGTCGACGTGGCCCGCCGGTCCGGCGACCGCGAGATCCTCGGCCACTGCCTCCAGGGGCTCGGCGGAACGCTCAACTTCCGCGCCATCGCCGCACCGGCCGAGGTCGCGCCGGCCGTGTTCACCGAGGCGGCCGAATGCCTGCGCGAAGGCTTGGAGCTGGCCGAGGACCGGCTGATGCGCTTGGCGCTCATGGGCGCCTACAGCCGTTCGCTCGCGGGCATGGGCGAGTCGGAGCGTGCGGAGGAGGTCGCGACGGACACACTCGCCCAAGCGCGGGCGGCCGGCGACCACTGGGCCATGGCCGTGGCGAACTGGGTCCTGGCGGGGGTGGCCCGTGATCGCGACGACCCGGCGACGGCGCGCACGCTCGCGAGCCGTGCGGTCGCGTCGGCCGAGATGATCAACGACACGTCGTTGTTGCTGCGTTTCTCGCTGGATCTCGCCGACCTGTGCGCACGGATGAACGACTCAGTGGGTGAGGCGGCGGCCCTGCGTCGTTCGGTCGCGGCGGGACGCACCGTGCTGGAGACCCTCCAGGAGGGGCTTGGGCAGGCGTTGGAGCAGCGACGTGTGGCGGTGGCCGCGCAGCGGCTCGCGGTGGCGGCTCAGGAGGCGGCTACGCGGGATCCGTTGACGGGGCTGGCCAATCGGCTCGGGCTGGAGCGGGCGGCGCCGGTGTTGTTGGAGAGCACGGCGGCCAAGGGGCGTGTGCCTTGGCTGGTACTTGTCGACGTGGACTGGTTCAAGGGTGTCAACGACGACGCGGGACATGCGGCGGGGGATGCCGCGTTGCGGGAGATCGCCACGCTTCTCCGCCGTGAGTGCCGGGCCGATGATCTGGTGGCGCGGTGGGCCGGGGACGAGTTCGTCGTGTTGCTTGGTGGGGATGCGCCGGACACGGGGCCGACTGTGGCGGAACGTATTCGGGCGGCGGTCGATGCGCATGATTGGACGTTGGTGTTGGGGAGTGTTCGGCGGCCGACAGTGAGTATCGGGGTGGCGGCTGGGCCGGCGAAGCTCGACCTGTTGTTCGGGGCGGCGGATATCGCGTTGTACCGGGCCAAGCGGCAGGGGCGGAATCGGGTCGAGGTGGAGCCTTCGATCGACGTGGCGTCGGTCGAGGGGTGATCCTGCGTGAATACGTTCAGACAC includes the following:
- the galT gene encoding galactose-1-phosphate uridylyltransferase, producing MVRRGTLADGREIFHYFDVGSTPVPPAPDLRELPPVRVESEIRRDPLTGQWVAIAAHRQARTYRPPADLCPLCPSRPGSATEVPTSYDVVVFENRFPTFAPDVPGEVSPSRAPGRGRCEVVCFTPEHDGSFARLGPVRVRTVMEAWADRTSALGALPDVAQVFPFENRGAEIGVTLSHPHGQIYAYPFVTPRTEQMLSVAEDHLASTGRPLMGDVLAVERNGPRVIAESPYWTAFVPVAARWPVEVHVVPRRHVPDLPALSAEERADFAELYPAVLRRLDALYDKPLPYIAAWHQAPVRVGHDALWLFLEVFSVRRAADKLKYLAGSESGMGVWINDATPEDVARRLREVHN
- a CDS encoding HAMP domain-containing sensor histidine kinase, which codes for MIEPAPSRLQRVSLRARVTLLAAFCVAGAVAVVSLGAYMTVSQNVRDQFDENLRQRAQAAVTAPKVNYDLDEIPGAFLAAGDIRIGVLDVSGKISFPADTVRPPTSESDLAVARGEELENIWTDTRTDSRVLSVPYGDGQAMVMAQSMKPMNTTLGKLSVVLFVISGLGVLVAAAAGTAVARTGLRPVQRLTDATERVALTGDLRPIPVTGDDELARLTARFNAMLGAVAESQERQRRLVADAGHELRTPLTSMRTNLELLLASEQPGSPTLSDEDKAEINADVRAQLDELTTLIGDLVELAREDAPQVVHEPVDLVEVVERALDRARRRAVVDVTFRVNLLPWSLLGDSSALERAVLNLLDNAVKFSPEGGVVRVELRPLGDGSAVLEVADSGPGIADGDLPHVFERFYRSSEARTLPGSGLGLAIVQQAADRHGGVAYVGRAPEGGALFTLRLPGHP
- a CDS encoding response regulator transcription factor, producing MRILVVDDDRAVRESLRRSLQFNGYQVDLAGDGLQALESVVDQRPDAMVLDVMMPRLDGLEVCRRLRSTGDDLPILVLTARDAVSDRVSGLDAGADDYLPKPFALEELLARLRALLRRAGPDDQDDERKRSVLRFADLELDPGTRDVRRGERPISLTRTEFALLELFLGHPKQVLTRSRILEDVWGYDFPTSGNALEVYVGYLRRKTEAEGEPRLLHTVRGVGYVLRETPP
- a CDS encoding trimeric intracellular cation channel family protein; this translates as MLTALELIGIAVFAASGALAAVRARLDVFGVIVLALTTALGGGLTRDVLLGVHPPTALVTWPYLAVAGGTGLVVFWYHPTVAKLRRSVLLLDAIGLGLFVTAGTTTALLLGTPEYTACLIGVVTGIGGGVLRDVLLREIPLVLRQEIYAVAALGGALVVVLGHVAGLPAGPVSILASALIAGVRLLALWRRWNAPTAPKLDG
- a CDS encoding GNAT family N-acetyltransferase; this encodes MPIRTLTDDDAEPVDRLRKVAFGRATGRNPLQPGVRGLLTEIDGHAVGVLTIKDFHQFHGGTPVPMGGVGLVAVDPHARGTGVASAMLDHALRDMRDHGQVLSALFATVPGLYRSRGWERAGVLEWIELGLDRLPRSGPRVRSRALSEADLPALHACYVDLASTVNGLLDRRPPTFDPRHLLDADVVSVVPGHDGEVRGYLVAERDRTELRVHDLVGRDATTLQGLIAELGSWSGVLDKISVRVTDPAVTGLLTGQGIKYTSTVSPWLLRVVDLPAAVALRGWPVARHLANAAVDLDVVDEHAPWHAGRHRLVVEDGQVRVEPGGTGEVRVHARALGAWYSGMQDTNALRRAGLLDGPAGLLDLLVGVPGVPRLADFF
- a CDS encoding 3-hydroxyacyl-CoA dehydrogenase family protein, which codes for MIAVVVGGGTMGAGIAHLLLAGGHEVVLAESGADRVTAARDAVARSLAKAAERGKIDRSPESLLAALTVVDRLAAVPAELVIEAVPEDAALKHAVLAEAANACPDAILASNTSSLSITRLAAGLPAERVLGLHFFNPVPVQPLVELVRHPGVAPETVATARTWVEGLGKTVIEVNDAPGFATSRLGVAVGLEAIRLLAEGVASAEDIDTGMRLGYGWPMGPLRLTDLVGLDVRLAIAEHLAAELGDRFTPPDLLREKVARGELGRKTGQGFFTW
- a CDS encoding histidine phosphatase family protein; the protein is MRIILLRHGQSLGNVDELAYCRIPDHALPLTPLGEEQARAAAPRVKTLVGDAPVAVYVSPYVRTRSTLRNLALGSLAERVVYEPRLREQDWGNLQDPVQQEVLKHQRHAFGHFFFRLPNGESGADVDDRLAAFLADLETRMADPAHPSTALVVSHGLTIRLLCRRLFGWSIELFESLSNLDTCEDRVLSHDGTRWHLDRPFTQWRHSPDDEVQAPLRPTPPSVIKDQTIE
- the bluB gene encoding 5,6-dimethylbenzimidazole synthase, whose protein sequence is MNFYDVLHRRRDTRAEFTGAPVDADVLRRVLTAAHAAPSVGLTQPWDFIVVRGQETRRAFRDHVLAERSVFAAGLDDDLAGVFKRIKVEGILEATLGVVVTYDPRRGAPAVLGRHAIADAGLYSVCLAIQNLWLAATAEGLGVGWVSFYREDALRRLLDIPSGVRPVAWLCVGPVAALPDTPDLERHGWRTRMPLDDVLHEERYTPRSAR
- a CDS encoding GGDEF domain-containing protein; its protein translation is MDRPEPPATAAPPDHEVRTLLNAGRLPEANRLFDRVVSTRPEAGDRWERSAVLIDRAKLAWRLGRIPLALELAAEGWSDLDSDAGDNPAAARAMHALAYLLEGIGNRRAAIDMLRLSVDVARRSGDREILGHCLQGLGGTLNFRAIAAPAEVAPAVFTEAAECLREGLELAEDRLMRLALMGAYSRSLAGMGESERAEEVATDTLAQARAAGDHWAMAVANWVLAGVARDRDDPATARTLASRAVASAEMINDTSLLLRFSLDLADLCARMNDSVGEAAALRRSVAAGRTVLETLQEGLGQALEQRRVAVAAQRLAVAAQEAATRDPLTGLANRLGLERAAPVLLESTAAKGRVPWLVLVDVDWFKGVNDDAGHAAGDAALREIATLLRRECRADDLVARWAGDEFVVLLGGDAPDTGPTVAERIRAAVDAHDWTLVLGSVRRPTVSIGVAAGPAKLDLLFGAADIALYRAKRQGRNRVEVEPSIDVASVEG